Proteins found in one Gordonia sp. PDNC005 genomic segment:
- a CDS encoding alpha/beta hydrolase: MTVTKIETITVDVDGMLLVGDHRRTAATTGSPIVLLHGGGQTRHSWDRSAEALAARGRDVYTFDLRGHGDSSWARDGYGIDGFVTDLSGVLQTLDAPPVLIGASLGGITSLCVTGEQPGAASALVMVDVVVDVEPAGIDRIKAFMSDHINGFDTLDDVADAIAAYTPGRARTRNLDGLRKNVRQRDDGRWYWHWDPAFILGDGDEARTVTDPTRLRAAATRVDVPTLIVRGGKSDVVSDAGIASMKQLIPHADVSDVAAAGHMVAGDDNQVFAASIEEFLDRHGL, from the coding sequence GTGACCGTTACCAAGATCGAGACCATCACCGTCGACGTCGACGGAATGCTGCTCGTCGGAGACCACCGTCGCACCGCGGCGACAACGGGCTCGCCGATCGTCCTGTTGCACGGTGGCGGCCAGACACGCCACTCGTGGGATCGAAGTGCTGAAGCGCTCGCCGCCCGCGGACGCGACGTCTACACGTTCGATCTGCGCGGACACGGTGACAGCTCGTGGGCGCGCGACGGATACGGCATCGACGGATTCGTGACTGATCTCAGCGGGGTGCTGCAAACCCTCGACGCGCCGCCCGTGTTGATCGGGGCGTCTCTCGGCGGCATCACCAGCCTGTGCGTCACCGGTGAACAGCCTGGAGCGGCGTCTGCTCTTGTCATGGTCGACGTCGTCGTCGACGTGGAGCCCGCCGGCATCGACCGCATCAAAGCGTTCATGAGCGATCACATCAATGGATTCGACACGCTCGACGACGTCGCCGACGCGATCGCCGCGTACACGCCCGGCCGGGCCCGGACACGTAACCTCGATGGACTCCGCAAGAACGTCCGGCAACGAGACGACGGACGCTGGTATTGGCATTGGGATCCAGCGTTCATTCTCGGCGACGGCGATGAGGCCCGCACCGTCACCGACCCCACCAGGCTCCGGGCGGCCGCCACCCGGGTCGACGTCCCGACGCTGATCGTGCGAGGCGGCAAGTCCGACGTGGTGAGCGACGCGGGCATCGCGTCGATGAAACAGCTCATCCCCCACGCCGACGTGTCCGACGTCGCCGCGGCGGGCCACATGGTGGCCGGTGACGACAATCAGGTGTTCGCGGCGTCCATCGAAGAGTTCCTCGACCGGCACGGTCTCTGA
- a CDS encoding NADP-dependent isocitrate dehydrogenase, which produces MTSQKQTIIYTLTDEAPRLATAAFLPIIRTFAEPAGIDVQTSDISVAARILAAFPERLTEDQRVPDNLAELGRLTQDPETNIIKLPNISASVPQLNAAIAELREHGYDLPDYPHDPKTPEETEIRDRYSACLGSAVNPVLREGNSDRRAPKAVKEYARKNPHSMGKWSMASQSHVAHMHHGDFYAGEKSMIMDHACEARMEVVTPDGETHLMKTVPLDKGDVIDSMFMSKKALLEFYEEQLNDAKETGVMFSLHVKATMMKVSHPIVFGHCVKVFYKDAFAKHGDLFDELGVNVNNGMVDLYDKIESLPASKREEIVEDLHRCHEHRPELAMVDSARGISNFHSPSDVIVDASMPAMIRIGGKMYGADGRKKDTKAVMPESTFARIYQEIINFCKTNGAFDPTTMGTVPNVGLMAQKAEEYGSHDKTFEIPEGGVANIVDASTGEVLLSQNVEQGDIWRMCIVKDAPIQDWVKLAVDRSRASGMPAVFWLDPYRPHENNLITLVKKYLADHDTEGLDIQIMSQVRAMRYTLERAMRGLDTISVTGNILRDYLTDLFPILELGTSAKMLSIVPLMAGGGLYETGAGGSAPKHVKQLVEENHLRWDSLGEFLALAASLDDLGRKNDNPKAAILGTTLDAATSKLLDNRKSPSRTTGELDNRGSQFYLALYWAQELAAQTEDAELAAKFAGLAEALAAQESTIVAELGEVQGHAVELGGYYQADLDKLDAAMRPSATLNAALAAAQG; this is translated from the coding sequence ATGACCTCCCAGAAGCAGACGATCATCTATACGCTCACCGACGAGGCCCCGCGTCTCGCCACCGCAGCGTTCCTGCCGATCATCCGCACCTTCGCCGAGCCCGCCGGGATCGACGTCCAGACGAGTGACATCTCGGTGGCCGCCCGCATTCTCGCGGCGTTTCCCGAGCGGCTGACCGAGGATCAGCGAGTCCCGGACAACCTCGCCGAGCTGGGTCGACTGACCCAGGACCCGGAAACGAACATCATCAAGCTCCCCAACATCAGCGCGTCGGTCCCGCAGCTGAACGCCGCGATCGCGGAGCTCCGCGAGCACGGCTACGACCTGCCCGACTACCCGCACGATCCGAAGACGCCCGAAGAGACTGAGATCCGCGACCGCTACTCCGCATGCCTCGGCAGTGCTGTGAACCCGGTCCTGCGTGAGGGAAACTCCGATCGTCGTGCGCCGAAGGCAGTGAAGGAGTACGCGCGCAAGAACCCGCACAGCATGGGCAAGTGGTCCATGGCGTCGCAGTCGCACGTCGCGCACATGCACCACGGCGACTTCTACGCCGGCGAGAAGTCGATGATCATGGATCACGCGTGTGAGGCTCGCATGGAGGTTGTGACCCCCGACGGCGAGACACACCTGATGAAGACGGTTCCGCTCGACAAGGGCGACGTCATCGACAGCATGTTCATGAGCAAGAAGGCGCTTCTGGAGTTCTATGAAGAGCAGCTCAACGACGCCAAGGAGACCGGCGTCATGTTCTCGCTCCACGTCAAGGCGACGATGATGAAGGTGTCGCACCCGATCGTCTTCGGCCACTGCGTCAAGGTGTTCTACAAGGACGCCTTCGCCAAGCACGGCGACCTGTTCGACGAGCTGGGCGTCAATGTCAACAACGGCATGGTCGATCTGTACGACAAGATCGAGAGCCTCCCGGCGTCGAAGCGTGAAGAGATCGTCGAGGATCTGCACCGCTGCCACGAGCATCGTCCCGAGCTGGCCATGGTCGACTCCGCACGCGGCATCTCGAACTTCCACTCGCCCAGCGACGTCATCGTCGACGCGTCGATGCCCGCGATGATTCGCATCGGCGGCAAGATGTACGGCGCCGACGGTCGCAAGAAGGACACGAAGGCGGTGATGCCCGAGTCGACATTCGCCCGGATCTACCAGGAGATCATCAACTTCTGCAAGACCAACGGCGCGTTCGATCCCACCACCATGGGCACCGTGCCGAACGTGGGCCTGATGGCGCAGAAGGCCGAGGAGTACGGCTCACACGACAAGACCTTCGAGATTCCGGAGGGCGGAGTCGCCAACATCGTCGACGCGTCGACCGGTGAGGTCCTGCTGTCGCAGAACGTCGAGCAGGGTGACATCTGGCGCATGTGCATCGTCAAGGATGCGCCGATTCAGGACTGGGTGAAGCTCGCCGTCGACCGTTCACGCGCATCGGGCATGCCGGCCGTGTTCTGGCTCGACCCGTACCGCCCGCACGAGAACAACCTGATCACTCTGGTCAAGAAGTACCTGGCCGATCACGACACCGAGGGTCTGGACATCCAGATCATGTCGCAGGTCCGCGCCATGCGCTACACGCTCGAGCGTGCGATGCGCGGCCTCGACACCATCTCGGTGACCGGCAACATCCTCCGCGACTACCTCACGGATCTGTTCCCGATCCTCGAACTCGGCACAAGCGCCAAGATGCTGTCGATCGTCCCGCTGATGGCGGGCGGCGGCCTCTACGAGACCGGTGCGGGCGGCTCGGCGCCGAAGCACGTGAAGCAGCTCGTCGAGGAGAATCACCTTCGCTGGGATTCGCTCGGCGAATTCCTCGCGCTCGCCGCGAGCCTCGACGACCTCGGTCGCAAGAACGACAATCCGAAGGCAGCGATCCTCGGCACCACCCTTGACGCCGCGACCAGCAAGCTGCTCGACAACCGGAAGTCGCCGTCGCGCACCACCGGTGAGCTCGACAACCGCGGCAGCCAGTTCTACCTCGCGCTGTACTGGGCTCAGGAACTGGCCGCTCAGACCGAGGACGCCGAGTTGGCGGCCAAGTTCGCCGGTCTGGCAGAGGCTCTCGCTGCTCAGGAGTCGACGATTGTCGCCGAGCTCGGTGAAGTGCAGGGCCACGCCGTTGAACTCGGCGGCTACTACCAGGCCGATCTCGACAAGCTGGACGCTGCGATGCGTCCGAGCGCAACGCTGAACGCCGCCCTCGCTGCGGCGCAGGGCTGA
- a CDS encoding NADH:flavin oxidoreductase, with protein sequence MSAPSEPLTFTRGPVWRNRVALAPLTNLQSGPDGVLSDDEYTWLTRRAEGGFGLVMTCAAFINTQGHSFPGQLGASEDGHLAGLTRLADGLRAAGAVSSLQLQHGGRRGDRALSDDLVAPWDDEKYGASALTTDGVERVVDDFATAARRAEQAGFDGVEIHGAHGYLIAQFLDGRSNTRTDRYGGSADNRFRVVHETIAAIRAATGPDFQLGLRLSPERYGIVLDEARELAAQVLADGAIDYLDMSMWDTFKVPHGDEPGSRPLLDVFTELPRGDVRLGVAGKILTAAQVRECLERGADFLLAGTAGILHHDFPRRVVDDPDFAATHPKPASHFVAESVGPSFLDYLSTNWDDFVTVDGVR encoded by the coding sequence ATGTCAGCGCCGTCCGAACCGCTCACGTTCACGCGTGGCCCTGTATGGAGAAACCGAGTCGCACTCGCTCCGTTGACGAACCTGCAGAGCGGCCCCGACGGCGTGCTGAGCGACGACGAATACACATGGCTCACCCGGCGTGCCGAAGGCGGGTTCGGCCTGGTGATGACGTGTGCGGCTTTCATCAACACGCAGGGCCACTCGTTCCCAGGACAGTTGGGCGCATCCGAGGATGGACATCTCGCAGGCCTGACCAGGCTGGCGGACGGCCTACGCGCCGCAGGTGCGGTCTCATCACTCCAGTTGCAGCATGGGGGACGCCGAGGCGATCGTGCACTGTCGGACGATCTCGTCGCGCCTTGGGACGATGAGAAGTACGGTGCCTCGGCGTTGACCACCGACGGCGTGGAGCGGGTCGTCGACGACTTCGCGACAGCTGCGCGCCGCGCCGAACAGGCCGGTTTCGACGGTGTTGAGATCCATGGTGCACACGGGTACCTGATCGCGCAGTTCCTCGACGGGCGAAGCAACACTCGCACCGACCGGTACGGCGGCAGCGCTGACAACCGGTTTCGCGTGGTCCACGAGACCATCGCCGCCATTCGAGCCGCGACCGGACCCGATTTCCAGCTCGGCCTGCGACTCTCCCCCGAGCGGTACGGGATCGTGCTCGACGAGGCCCGCGAACTCGCCGCACAGGTGCTGGCCGACGGCGCCATCGACTACCTCGACATGTCGATGTGGGACACGTTCAAGGTGCCCCACGGTGACGAGCCCGGCAGCCGACCGCTGCTCGATGTCTTCACCGAACTTCCGCGCGGCGACGTCCGCCTCGGTGTTGCCGGCAAGATCCTGACCGCCGCGCAGGTTCGCGAGTGCCTCGAGCGAGGCGCCGACTTCCTGCTCGCCGGCACGGCGGGCATCCTTCATCATGACTTCCCGAGGCGCGTGGTCGACGACCCCGACTTCGCCGCCACCCATCCGAAGCCTGCGTCGCATTTCGTCGCCGAATCGGTCGGACCGTCGTTCCTGGACTACCTGTCGACCAATTGGGACGACTTCGTCACCGTCGACGGCGTTCGGTGA
- a CDS encoding threonine/serine dehydratase, whose translation MITAEDVRDARRRTADYVRRTPVLHADPHESGADIWFKAEFLQRCGVFKTRGALNRQLRAREHGLLDSRIGVVAASGGNAGLANAYAASVLGVPATVFVPETAPQVKVDRLRAFGADVRQVGTEYAEAYAASQSHVAETGALFCHAYDQPDIAAGAGVIGLEIVDDVPNVDTIVVAVGGGGLFAGVAAAAHDHGVRVVAVEPELIPTLHTALRSERPVDVSVSGVAADSLGARRIGDVGFQVAQTVDPVSVLVTDDDIVDARRALWDEYRIPAEYGAAAALAALRSGAYAPASSETVAVIVCGANTDPATLL comes from the coding sequence CCGACTATGTGCGACGCACGCCTGTTCTGCACGCCGACCCGCACGAGTCCGGTGCCGACATCTGGTTCAAAGCTGAATTTCTGCAGCGCTGTGGCGTGTTCAAGACGAGGGGCGCACTCAATCGTCAACTCCGGGCCCGGGAGCACGGACTCCTCGACTCGCGAATCGGTGTCGTCGCGGCGTCGGGTGGAAACGCGGGACTCGCCAACGCGTACGCGGCATCAGTGCTCGGAGTACCTGCCACCGTGTTCGTCCCCGAGACCGCACCCCAGGTGAAGGTGGACCGCCTACGGGCGTTCGGCGCGGACGTCCGACAGGTCGGCACCGAGTACGCCGAGGCCTACGCCGCGTCGCAGAGTCACGTCGCCGAGACCGGCGCACTGTTCTGCCACGCGTACGACCAGCCTGACATCGCGGCAGGGGCAGGCGTGATCGGTCTCGAGATCGTCGACGACGTGCCGAATGTCGACACGATCGTCGTCGCAGTGGGTGGCGGCGGCCTGTTCGCGGGCGTCGCGGCTGCCGCTCACGATCACGGCGTCCGAGTCGTCGCCGTCGAACCGGAACTGATTCCGACCCTTCACACTGCCCTTCGCTCAGAGCGCCCCGTGGACGTCTCCGTGTCGGGCGTGGCCGCCGACTCCCTCGGCGCCCGCCGGATCGGCGACGTCGGGTTCCAAGTGGCTCAAACGGTCGATCCGGTCAGCGTCCTGGTAACCGACGACGACATCGTGGATGCTCGTCGCGCGCTGTGGGACGAGTATCGGATCCCAGCCGAGTACGGAGCTGCAGCCGCACTCGCCGCACTCCGCAGCGGTGCATACGCTCCCGCGTCGTCCGAAACCGTCGCAGTGATCGTGTGCGGCGCGAACACAGATCCGGCGACCCTTCTGTGA
- a CDS encoding LysE family transporter: protein MTASTWWALLGACLLISFTPGAGAVNTMTNALNVGFRRSIWGILGQQAALLVQLVIVAAGLGLVIAGSPTAFDVIRYCGAGYLVYLGVRQILADPSADDEGVESPADESGLSMFVRGLWVNLLNPKAIVFLLAFIPGFVVADGDLFAQYGLIGLTIVAVDMIVMWLFFALLGRAFARITSTPRARRRLNIAFGLLFIGVGVMLALM, encoded by the coding sequence GTGACGGCGTCCACCTGGTGGGCACTCCTCGGTGCGTGCCTGCTGATCAGCTTCACACCCGGCGCAGGGGCGGTCAACACGATGACCAACGCGCTCAATGTGGGCTTCCGACGCTCGATCTGGGGCATTCTCGGCCAGCAGGCCGCGCTGCTCGTTCAGTTGGTGATCGTCGCCGCCGGCCTCGGCCTGGTGATCGCCGGATCGCCGACCGCGTTCGACGTCATCCGCTACTGCGGTGCCGGGTACCTCGTCTATCTGGGTGTTCGGCAGATCCTCGCCGATCCGTCCGCAGACGACGAGGGCGTCGAGAGTCCCGCCGATGAGAGCGGCCTCTCGATGTTCGTCCGCGGTCTCTGGGTGAACCTGCTCAACCCGAAGGCGATCGTTTTCCTGCTCGCCTTCATCCCCGGGTTCGTCGTCGCCGACGGCGATCTGTTCGCCCAGTACGGACTCATCGGATTGACGATCGTCGCTGTCGACATGATTGTGATGTGGTTGTTCTTCGCGCTCCTCGGACGCGCGTTTGCGCGCATCACGTCGACGCCCCGCGCTCGTCGACGCCTGAACATCGCCTTCGGCCTGCTCTTCATCGGAGTCGGCGTCATGCTCGCGCTCATGTGA
- a CDS encoding MerR family transcriptional regulator, with product MTEYRIDDLARASGTTTRNIRGYQERGLLPAPLRRGRVAIYTERHLANLRAINRLLSNGFTLKHIGTFLTNPRAMVAEALDLPDLLDLRWAQRRPDEITHDELERVLGPVDAETLDALVDARIVTRVGGSSRVRAVDDHILKNLGRLVERGMELRTLIGVHREFTDRLADAVRVLMSGARDEIVRREGVGWLPSTPDEVEWVTDLLATMRSSATTNAYAALDRALDDAREQEIKEYLATVEARD from the coding sequence ATGACCGAGTACCGGATCGACGACCTCGCGCGGGCATCCGGCACCACCACGCGCAACATTCGCGGCTACCAGGAGCGTGGGCTTCTGCCCGCGCCCCTGCGCCGGGGGCGTGTTGCGATCTACACCGAGCGTCACCTGGCGAACCTGCGGGCGATCAACCGGCTGTTGAGCAACGGCTTCACGCTCAAGCACATCGGTACGTTTCTCACCAACCCTCGTGCGATGGTCGCCGAGGCCCTCGATCTGCCGGATCTGCTGGATCTCCGGTGGGCGCAACGGCGGCCCGACGAGATCACGCATGACGAGTTGGAACGCGTGCTCGGCCCGGTCGACGCCGAGACTCTCGACGCACTCGTCGACGCGCGGATCGTCACACGCGTCGGCGGGTCGTCGCGGGTGCGTGCCGTCGACGACCACATCCTGAAGAACCTCGGTCGACTCGTCGAGCGCGGGATGGAACTGCGCACCCTGATCGGAGTTCACCGCGAGTTCACCGATCGTCTCGCCGACGCCGTTCGAGTGCTGATGTCGGGCGCGCGCGACGAGATCGTTCGGAGAGAAGGCGTCGGCTGGCTTCCGTCCACGCCGGACGAGGTCGAGTGGGTGACGGACCTCCTCGCCACCATGCGATCCTCGGCGACGACCAACGCCTACGCCGCCCTCGACCGCGCTCTCGATGACGCGCGCGAACAGGAGATCAAGGAGTATCTCGCGACTGTCGAAGCGCGAGACTAG
- a CDS encoding DUF1345 domain-containing protein codes for MIDRDDVAAGVATAADLIVVVLALVSLVAENFYALLAWEIAAALYLLCTGVVIRRRVRRGTSDPRTGFLSRLSWIVPLATSLAGVNAAVVALLGQSYAEKYADSAGSAALLGVAGIVLSWLLLHVAFMHIYMSRYSASAAPALSFPEDRDPDHDDVPAREPGYPEFVYFAFTIGTTFATSDVEVRTRRMRSAVVVHSTWSFFYNALVVAVAFQVLQRFATL; via the coding sequence GTGATCGATCGGGACGACGTCGCTGCGGGCGTCGCCACCGCCGCCGACCTCATCGTGGTGGTGCTCGCCTTGGTCAGCCTGGTCGCCGAGAACTTCTACGCGCTGCTGGCGTGGGAGATCGCGGCAGCGTTGTACCTCCTCTGCACCGGTGTGGTGATCCGCCGCCGGGTCCGACGCGGGACCTCCGATCCGCGCACCGGGTTCCTCAGCCGGCTGTCGTGGATCGTTCCGTTGGCGACGAGCCTGGCCGGAGTCAACGCCGCCGTCGTCGCGCTTCTGGGGCAGTCGTACGCGGAGAAGTATGCGGACAGCGCCGGATCGGCCGCCCTGTTGGGTGTGGCCGGCATCGTCCTGTCCTGGCTTCTTCTGCACGTGGCGTTCATGCACATCTACATGAGCCGCTACAGCGCGTCAGCGGCTCCCGCGCTGTCGTTCCCCGAGGATCGCGATCCCGATCACGACGACGTCCCTGCGCGGGAGCCGGGCTATCCGGAGTTCGTCTACTTCGCGTTCACGATCGGCACCACCTTCGCGACGTCCGACGTTGAGGTCCGCACACGGCGGATGCGGTCCGCCGTCGTAGTGCACAGCACGTGGAGCTTCTTCTACAACGCGCTCGTCGTCGCGGTGGCGTTCCAGGTGCTGCAACGCTTCGCGACCCTGTGA
- a CDS encoding MFS transporter: MTQPHPRLAVVVLCAAGIVVALMQTIIVPLIPSLPTLIHTSDNNSSWALTITLLVGAVGTPIAGRLGDMFGKRRVLIGNMLAVTLGSVVCAVSTSLIPFLIGRGLQGIGIGTIAVGISIMRDIVPPARLGSSVGTMSASLGVGGALGLPFSAIIAQHISWHALFWISAATALACGFAILAYVPESPSIAGGRFDAVGALGLAAVLTFILLPVSKGAAWGWSSPITVAGFVAFAIAVVLWWRYERRTANPLIDLDTLTSRPILLTNIASVATGFAFYAMQMAPIQILMAPEDAPAGLGMSMVQASLILMPTGLVMFGFSYVSAWLTRLRGARVSLATGGLVIGAGYIVFLVMLLGPWAIAWWWIIGSSGLVGAGLGIAYSAMPALIMQVVPVSQTGEANGVNALMRSVGTAAATAVVGMVLTASTVAVAGHHVPTVAAYTTTTAICISVCLVAFVTAIAIPKRTPLHIDEIV, encoded by the coding sequence ATGACGCAGCCACATCCGCGGCTCGCCGTTGTCGTCCTGTGCGCCGCCGGCATCGTCGTCGCACTGATGCAGACGATCATCGTCCCCCTGATTCCGAGCCTCCCCACGCTGATCCACACCTCGGACAACAACTCGTCGTGGGCGCTGACGATCACCCTGCTGGTCGGGGCCGTCGGAACCCCGATCGCGGGACGTCTCGGAGACATGTTCGGCAAGCGACGAGTCCTCATCGGCAACATGCTCGCTGTGACCCTCGGCTCCGTCGTCTGCGCGGTGTCGACCAGTCTCATCCCGTTCTTGATCGGCCGCGGCCTGCAAGGCATCGGGATCGGCACCATCGCGGTCGGCATCAGCATCATGCGTGACATCGTTCCTCCCGCGCGTCTCGGCTCGTCGGTCGGCACGATGAGCGCATCACTGGGGGTGGGAGGCGCCCTCGGCCTGCCCTTCTCGGCGATCATCGCCCAGCACATCAGTTGGCACGCCCTCTTCTGGATCAGTGCTGCAACAGCCTTGGCTTGCGGGTTCGCGATCCTCGCCTATGTTCCGGAGAGTCCGTCCATCGCGGGCGGCCGGTTCGACGCCGTCGGCGCACTCGGCCTCGCCGCCGTGCTGACCTTCATCCTGCTCCCCGTCTCGAAGGGAGCGGCGTGGGGCTGGTCGAGCCCGATCACCGTTGCCGGATTCGTGGCATTCGCGATCGCCGTCGTGCTCTGGTGGCGATACGAACGACGAACCGCCAATCCCCTGATCGACCTCGACACGCTCACCAGTCGACCGATCCTGCTGACGAACATCGCCTCCGTGGCGACGGGTTTTGCGTTCTACGCGATGCAGATGGCTCCGATCCAGATCCTCATGGCACCCGAAGACGCGCCGGCTGGACTGGGTATGAGCATGGTGCAGGCGAGTCTCATCCTGATGCCTACCGGACTGGTGATGTTCGGGTTCTCGTACGTGAGCGCGTGGCTCACCCGCCTCCGAGGCGCACGAGTGTCGCTGGCGACGGGCGGGCTCGTGATCGGTGCAGGCTACATCGTGTTTCTCGTGATGCTCCTCGGACCGTGGGCCATCGCCTGGTGGTGGATCATCGGCTCGAGCGGCCTCGTCGGCGCGGGCCTCGGCATCGCATACTCGGCGATGCCTGCGCTCATCATGCAGGTGGTACCGGTGAGCCAGACCGGTGAAGCGAACGGCGTCAACGCCCTCATGCGCTCGGTCGGCACAGCGGCCGCCACCGCGGTCGTCGGCATGGTCCTCACAGCGTCGACGGTCGCGGTCGCCGGCCACCACGTCCCCACGGTGGCCGCGTACACCACCACCACCGCGATCTGCATCAGCGTCTGCCTGGTCGCCTTCGTGACCGCCATCGCGATCCCGAAACGCACACCACTCCACATCGACGAGATCGTTTAG
- a CDS encoding alpha/beta hydrolase, producing the protein MRLRLTDLVDPRLDAFAAESRTHHADIDGVRGPADYDELRAVRAQIAARPSVADPAARTSTVNGVPVRILEPSSAPSRGVYLALHGGGFYLGSAVRSDPRHRDLAESLNVTVVAPDYRLAPEHPWPAAGDDCETIARWLIDHAALEFGTGRLVIGGASAGATLALTTLLRLRDHDLSGEILGAVLAFGSYDISGQTPMGRSIADEYFIEAYVGHVDDRTHPDISPVFADLRGLPPALLTVGADDVVLEHSLVLAARLTAARADVTLNVYPDAPHAFTGAPTAMAAAAWDDIYRWIDGLL; encoded by the coding sequence ATGCGGCTGCGGCTGACCGATCTGGTCGACCCGCGGTTGGACGCGTTCGCCGCCGAATCGCGCACCCACCACGCGGACATCGACGGTGTCCGCGGTCCGGCCGACTACGACGAACTCCGCGCCGTGCGCGCACAGATCGCCGCACGCCCGTCCGTAGCCGACCCGGCGGCCCGCACGTCGACCGTCAACGGCGTCCCCGTGCGAATCCTCGAGCCCTCATCAGCACCGAGCCGCGGCGTGTATCTCGCACTGCACGGAGGCGGCTTCTACCTCGGCTCGGCCGTGCGCAGCGACCCTCGTCACCGAGATCTCGCCGAATCGCTCAACGTCACCGTCGTCGCGCCCGACTACCGACTCGCGCCGGAACACCCGTGGCCCGCCGCAGGCGACGACTGCGAGACGATCGCACGGTGGCTCATCGACCATGCCGCACTCGAGTTCGGAACGGGCCGCTTGGTCATCGGCGGCGCGTCGGCCGGAGCGACACTTGCTCTCACCACACTGCTGCGCCTCCGGGATCACGATCTGTCCGGCGAGATTCTCGGCGCCGTCCTCGCCTTCGGCAGTTACGACATCAGCGGCCAGACGCCGATGGGCCGCTCGATCGCCGACGAGTACTTCATCGAGGCGTACGTCGGACACGTCGACGATCGGACACACCCCGACATCTCCCCCGTTTTCGCCGATCTTCGCGGACTCCCACCCGCTCTGCTGACCGTCGGTGCCGACGATGTCGTCCTCGAGCACAGTTTGGTGCTTGCGGCACGCCTGACAGCCGCCCGGGCGGACGTGACCCTGAACGTCTATCCCGACGCTCCGCATGCCTTCACCGGAGCTCCCACTGCGATGGCGGCCGCTGCGTGGGACGACATCTACCGATGGATCGACGGTCTTCTATGA